Genomic segment of Thiomonas sp. FB-Cd:
GCAATCCCGCCGCGAGGGCGCGCAGATCATTGGGTTGTGCCTTCGTGATGGCGGCGTCCATGCTGCCCTGCCGCTCGCAGGCCGCATACACGTCCCAGATGCCCAAGCCGCGCCTGAGAACAGCCTGCAGCCGAGTGGCGTACGGCATGCTGGTCAGGTCTTCATCAAACAAGGCCGCCAGCAGGGGCCAGAATTGGTTGCGCGGATGGGCGTAATACTGTTGAGCCTGAAGCGACGCGCGGCTTGGAAAACTGCCCAGAATCAGCAAGCGCGTGTGCGGTGCGATGGCGGGCGGCAAACCCAGGAACTGCGGCGAGGAGGATGTGGAAACAAGCATTGGACCGGCCGTTTATAATCGAACGTTTTGCGGGTGTAGTTCAATGGTAGAACGGCAGCTTCCCAAGCTGCATACGAGGGTTCGATTCCCTTCACCCGCTCCATGCACTTCGCCAAGCAGGCCTCACCGGAACGCCCGGTTTCTACGTCGGCCGCCTTCAGCCTGACGCCCATGCCTGATGCATCCATTCCCGAGTTGAGTCCGTCCACGGCAGAACTGCCGCCAACTGGCG
This window contains:
- a CDS encoding DNA-deoxyinosine glycosylase gives rise to the protein MLVSTSSSPQFLGLPPAIAPHTRLLILGSFPSRASLQAQQYYAHPRNQFWPLLAALFDEDLTSMPYATRLQAVLRRGLGIWDVYAACERQGSMDAAITKAQPNDLRALAAGLPQLRAIAHNGGESARLMRLTCSLAPACHRLPSTSPANASWSFARKLEAWRGVFISHGLIAADA